Proteins from a single region of Streptomyces spectabilis:
- the iolB gene encoding 5-deoxy-glucuronate isomerase, whose amino-acid sequence MTHVPRGSAAEGPYALAIDPKRAAWTYSSLRVVELPPGGSHSFATGESEWIVLPLTGGCTVHAEGEIIELLGRESVFSGASDFAYVPRDTRIQIASGVGGRFALAGAKCERRLPARYGPAPEVPVEHRGSGTCARQVRNFAAADTFDCDRLIAVEVITPGGNWSSYPPHKHDEHRPGVEAELEEIYYFEIEGESGFGYQRVSPSREGGTDVLAEVRSGDAVLVPDGWHGPSVAQPGHAMYYLNVMAGPGDEREWKICFHPDHTEGYR is encoded by the coding sequence ATGACGCACGTACCGAGGGGAAGCGCGGCCGAGGGCCCGTACGCCCTCGCCATCGACCCGAAACGCGCCGCCTGGACCTACTCCAGTCTGCGCGTCGTCGAACTGCCGCCCGGCGGGTCGCACTCCTTCGCCACCGGGGAGAGTGAATGGATCGTGCTCCCGCTGACCGGCGGCTGTACGGTGCACGCGGAGGGCGAGATCATCGAACTCCTGGGCCGGGAGAGCGTGTTCAGCGGAGCGAGTGACTTCGCTTACGTTCCCCGCGATACCCGCATCCAGATCGCCTCCGGCGTGGGAGGCCGCTTCGCCCTGGCAGGAGCGAAGTGCGAGCGCCGACTCCCCGCCCGCTACGGCCCCGCGCCGGAGGTCCCCGTCGAGCACCGCGGCAGCGGCACCTGCGCACGGCAGGTGCGCAACTTCGCGGCGGCGGACACGTTCGACTGCGACCGGCTGATCGCCGTGGAGGTCATCACGCCCGGCGGCAACTGGTCGTCGTACCCGCCGCACAAGCACGACGAGCACCGCCCCGGCGTCGAGGCCGAGCTGGAGGAGATCTACTACTTCGAGATCGAGGGCGAGTCCGGCTTCGGCTACCAGCGGGTCTCCCCCTCCCGCGAGGGCGGCACCGACGTGCTCGCCGAAGTGCGCTCCGGCGACGCCGTCCTCGTCCCCGACGGCTGGCACGGCCCGTCCGTCGCCCAGCCGGGCCACGCCATGTACTACCTGAACGTCATGGCGGGACCCGGGGACGAGCGGGAATGGAAGATCTGCTTCCACCCTGACCACACGGAGGGATACCGATGA
- a CDS encoding Cgl0159 family (beta/alpha)8-fold protein gives MSPSTAAGASVDVSALVRTRAHHPEAIAEAAARRVRRPLVGASGRLMIIAADHPARGALGVGKDPLAMADRADLLQRLCLALSRPGVDGVLATADILDDLLLLGALDGKVVMGSMNRGGLAGAAFELDDRFTGHRAEDLERLGFDAGKLLLRVDYDDPGSLATLYSTARAVDAMAERQLPVFIEPFLCRRSPEGLRNDLSADAVTRSIAIASGLGGTSAYTWLKVPVTENPDDMARVMETSTLPAVLLGGDIGDGKNGKNGKYGQGSQDADAVFEKWRGALQLPTVYGLVAGRTLLYPVDGDVADAVDTAVGLL, from the coding sequence GTGAGCCCCTCCACTGCCGCAGGGGCCTCCGTCGACGTCTCCGCGCTCGTGCGTACGCGTGCGCACCACCCCGAAGCCATCGCCGAAGCCGCCGCCCGCCGGGTGCGGCGGCCGTTGGTCGGGGCTTCCGGGCGGTTGATGATCATCGCGGCGGACCATCCGGCGCGCGGCGCGCTCGGGGTCGGCAAGGACCCGCTGGCCATGGCCGACCGGGCCGACCTCCTGCAGCGGCTGTGCCTGGCGCTGTCCCGGCCCGGCGTCGACGGCGTGCTCGCCACCGCCGACATCCTCGACGACCTGCTGCTGCTCGGCGCGCTCGACGGCAAGGTCGTGATGGGGTCCATGAACCGGGGCGGGCTCGCGGGCGCCGCCTTCGAGCTGGACGACCGGTTCACCGGCCACCGCGCCGAGGACCTGGAGCGGCTCGGCTTCGACGCGGGCAAGCTGCTGCTGCGCGTCGACTACGACGACCCCGGGTCGCTCGCCACGCTGTACTCGACCGCGCGGGCGGTGGACGCGATGGCGGAGCGTCAGCTGCCGGTGTTCATCGAGCCGTTCCTGTGCCGCAGATCACCCGAAGGGCTCCGCAACGACCTGAGCGCGGACGCGGTCACCCGGTCCATCGCCATCGCCTCGGGCCTCGGCGGCACCTCGGCGTACACCTGGTTGAAGGTGCCCGTGACGGAGAACCCGGACGACATGGCGCGCGTCATGGAGACCTCGACGCTCCCCGCCGTACTGCTCGGCGGCGACATCGGCGACGGCAAGAACGGCAAGAACGGCAAGTACGGCCAGGGCAGCCAGGACGCCGACGCCGTGTTCGAGAAGTGGCGCGGCGCGCTCCAGTTGCCCACCGTGTACGGCCTGGTGGCCGGGCGGACGCTGCTGTACCCGGTGGACGGGGACGTGGCGGACGCGGTCGACACCGCCGTCGGGCTGCTGTAG